A stretch of Borrelia turcica IST7 DNA encodes these proteins:
- a CDS encoding penicillin-binding protein 1A — protein sequence MKSLNLNNKGNILLYLTYFTISFSIILLSFALVETINIQKDRNFGNSNPAIPSKLFDANGRIITQFISDENRELLSLKEMPDNLIKTLLIREDTEFYSHRGFSLIGMLRAALNIALGRYFSGGSTLTQQLAKLLYTNQAKRSILRKLNEIWWAIQLEKKLSKYEILERYLNKVYFGNGNYGVVAAANFFFNKSVKDINTAEAVLMLIQLPNAKLYSPFYNPEFSKKIQKAVLNQVVANGIISPELAEREFNAYWENYDWTRMADTSAISYKEDNAPYFSEYIRQRIVKHLPAGANIYKDGYSIYTTLDLDAQKCADEVTHDMILKARKMYNSTKSSETLIINSEIVPVLDTISDLFGITSTRVNGRQYKKLRTRKFYEDNIDLIASFAAILGIDTVDKATKEYTMKNKTNPNSVIQPEGAFIAIDTTTGAIKAMVGGSGYSKGSEFNRATQAKIQPGSAFKSLYFSAAIDLKKITPATMFSDSPVAFFNETGDVYAPENYGGKWRGNVLTRKVLALSLNIPSLRVLDTLGFDDAISYSAKLLGIKDQNEINKTFPKVYPLALGVISTSPIQMARAFAILGNSGKEVEPYGIRYIEDRNGKIVANVESDILTEIKNKGANAQIISPQAAYIMTDMMKSTIQYGTLANQRYTNLKDFSSDIAGKSGTTQNWADGWAIGYSPYITTALWVGFDKKGYSLGTAGTGTGLAGPSWGKFMAEYHKNLPKKVFIRPTGIINVNIQAETGLLPEGVPNEKIINEIFIEGTQPFEKSKYYENQSDFLNKMEFNVYGIDNIDSNDDLNLETHEFEYLNYDFDKLNEVKKEDQNNLNKDNNNSFESEYNNKVDSQNTQDATTNANINTDKVEEENTSSIKESDVKENDTKEESSLIYENGNKDVNGENIQLD from the coding sequence TTGAAAAGTCTTAATTTAAATAATAAAGGCAATATACTCCTTTATTTAACATACTTTACTATTAGCTTTTCTATTATTTTACTCTCGTTTGCTTTAGTTGAAACTATTAACATACAAAAAGACAGAAATTTTGGTAATTCAAATCCTGCAATACCTTCAAAACTTTTTGATGCTAATGGCAGAATAATCACACAATTTATATCTGATGAGAACAGAGAATTACTCTCTTTAAAAGAAATGCCTGATAACCTAATAAAAACTCTATTAATACGTGAAGACACTGAATTTTATTCTCACAGAGGGTTCTCGTTAATAGGAATGCTTCGAGCTGCTCTTAATATTGCACTTGGTAGATATTTCTCAGGGGGAAGCACCTTAACACAACAACTAGCAAAACTCCTTTACACCAATCAAGCAAAAAGGTCTATTTTAAGAAAACTAAATGAAATTTGGTGGGCTATACAACTTGAAAAAAAGCTATCAAAGTACGAAATACTTGAGAGATATTTAAATAAGGTTTATTTTGGAAATGGAAACTACGGAGTAGTTGCAGCAGCTAATTTCTTTTTTAATAAAAGCGTTAAAGATATTAACACCGCAGAAGCTGTTTTAATGCTTATACAATTACCTAATGCAAAACTCTATTCTCCATTTTACAATCCCGAATTTTCTAAAAAAATACAAAAGGCAGTGCTAAATCAAGTAGTAGCCAATGGAATCATAAGTCCTGAACTAGCTGAGAGAGAGTTTAATGCATACTGGGAAAACTATGATTGGACTCGTATGGCAGACACATCTGCTATCTCATACAAGGAAGACAATGCCCCTTATTTCTCAGAATACATAAGACAGAGAATAGTTAAACATCTTCCAGCTGGAGCAAACATATATAAAGATGGGTATTCAATATATACAACACTTGACCTTGATGCACAAAAGTGTGCGGATGAAGTTACCCATGACATGATTTTGAAAGCTCGCAAAATGTACAATTCTACAAAATCATCTGAAACATTAATAATTAATTCAGAGATAGTTCCTGTTCTTGATACAATATCTGATTTGTTTGGCATAACAAGCACTAGAGTAAATGGTAGGCAATATAAAAAACTCAGAACAAGAAAATTTTATGAAGATAATATTGATTTGATTGCAAGCTTTGCTGCAATTTTAGGTATTGACACAGTAGATAAAGCAACAAAAGAATACACAATGAAAAATAAAACAAACCCAAACTCTGTAATACAACCGGAAGGTGCATTTATCGCAATAGATACTACAACAGGAGCAATAAAGGCAATGGTTGGCGGAAGCGGATATAGTAAAGGAAGTGAATTTAATAGAGCAACCCAAGCCAAGATACAACCTGGAAGTGCATTTAAATCTTTATACTTTTCAGCTGCTATTGACCTTAAAAAGATTACACCTGCAACAATGTTTTCAGATTCTCCAGTAGCTTTTTTCAATGAAACAGGAGATGTTTATGCTCCTGAAAATTATGGAGGAAAATGGAGAGGCAATGTATTAACACGCAAAGTGCTAGCTTTATCCCTAAACATCCCATCTCTTAGAGTATTAGATACATTAGGATTTGACGATGCTATTAGTTACTCTGCTAAATTACTAGGAATAAAAGATCAAAATGAAATTAATAAAACATTTCCCAAAGTTTATCCTCTTGCACTTGGTGTTATCTCAACATCACCAATACAAATGGCAAGAGCATTCGCAATTTTGGGAAACAGTGGTAAAGAAGTAGAGCCATATGGAATAAGGTATATTGAAGATAGAAATGGCAAAATAGTAGCAAATGTAGAATCCGATATTTTAACCGAAATAAAGAACAAGGGAGCTAATGCACAAATAATATCTCCTCAGGCTGCATACATTATGACAGACATGATGAAATCAACAATTCAATACGGAACTTTAGCAAACCAAAGATATACAAACCTTAAGGATTTCAGTTCTGACATTGCCGGTAAATCAGGAACCACACAAAACTGGGCAGACGGATGGGCAATAGGTTACTCTCCTTACATAACAACAGCTCTTTGGGTTGGTTTTGACAAAAAAGGATATTCACTCGGAACCGCTGGAACAGGGACAGGCCTTGCCGGTCCTAGTTGGGGTAAATTTATGGCAGAGTATCATAAGAATTTACCTAAAAAAGTTTTCATAAGACCCACAGGAATAATCAATGTCAATATACAAGCAGAAACAGGTTTGCTACCAGAAGGAGTTCCAAACGAAAAAATAATAAACGAGATTTTTATAGAAGGCACTCAACCATTTGAGAAGTCAAAATATTACGAAAATCAATCTGATTTTTTAAATAAAATGGAATTTAATGTATATGGAATTGATAACATTGATAGCAATGATGACTTAAATCTTGAAACACATGAATTTGAGTATCTAAACTACGATTTTGATAAATTAAATGAAGTAAAAAAAGAAGATCAAAACAACCTAAACAAGGACAATAATAATAGTTTTGAAAGCGAGTATAACAACAAAGTTGATTCTCAGAATACACAAGATGCAACAACAAATGCTAATATTAATACGGATAAGGTAGAGGAAGAAAATACCTCAAGTATTAAAGAAAGTGATGTTAAAGAAAATGATACTAAGGAAGAAAGTTCTCTTATTTACGAAAATGGAAACAAAGATGTAAATGGAGAAAATATTCAATTGGATTAA
- a CDS encoding L-threonylcarbamoyladenylate synthase, whose product MKTEIIEWQDIERAAKYIREGELVVFPTETVYGIGANAYSDDAVRMIFLVKKRPITNPLIVHVDSIEKIRELVEYIPSSALLLMQKFTPGPITFVLKSADKISRFASGGLSSIAVRIPREPIALKLIKMSGVPIVAPSANLSRRPSATSSAMASRELNGLVKGIIKHNGCSNIGIESTVVGFDDKGNVLILRPGSITREKIQEVLKEEFRVDYAVDEERISASPGNLLEHYRPRIPVYLFKKQDNIRRYAADKDTRILIMRDTLNSYWFNRFWNMKNISVYNTLEEYAKNIYKEFVESERVYKQILAEFTHNSELGYSINNRLIKASLNKFITS is encoded by the coding sequence ATGAAAACAGAGATAATAGAATGGCAAGACATAGAGAGAGCAGCAAAGTATATAAGAGAGGGAGAATTAGTAGTATTTCCTACAGAAACAGTCTATGGAATTGGAGCTAATGCATACAGTGATGATGCTGTTCGGATGATCTTTTTAGTTAAAAAGCGTCCTATAACAAATCCATTGATAGTACATGTTGACTCAATAGAGAAAATAAGAGAACTTGTAGAATATATTCCCAGTAGTGCTTTGCTCTTAATGCAAAAGTTTACCCCAGGACCTATAACATTTGTATTAAAGAGTGCTGACAAGATATCTAGATTTGCAAGTGGAGGACTTAGTAGCATAGCCGTACGAATACCAAGAGAACCTATAGCCCTTAAGCTAATTAAGATGAGTGGAGTTCCAATAGTAGCACCATCCGCCAACTTGTCAAGACGCCCTAGTGCTACGAGTTCTGCAATGGCAAGTCGAGAGCTTAATGGGCTAGTCAAAGGAATAATTAAACATAATGGATGCTCAAACATTGGAATAGAATCAACTGTTGTAGGTTTTGATGATAAAGGGAATGTATTAATCTTGCGTCCAGGTTCAATTACAAGAGAGAAAATACAAGAAGTACTTAAGGAAGAATTTAGAGTAGATTACGCTGTAGATGAAGAAAGAATATCTGCATCTCCTGGCAACTTACTAGAACATTACAGACCTCGAATACCTGTTTATTTATTTAAAAAACAAGACAATATAAGAAGATATGCAGCAGACAAAGATACACGAATACTTATTATGAGAGATACTCTTAATTCATATTGGTTTAATAGGTTTTGGAATATGAAAAACATTTCCGTATACAACACCCTTGAAGAATATGCAAAAAACATATACAAGGAATTTGTAGAATCTGAGAGAGTATATAAACAAATACTTGCCGAATTTACCCACAACAGTGAACTTGGTTATTCAATTAACAATAGACTTATTAAAGCTAGTCTAAATAAATTCATTACTTCTTAA
- the plzA gene encoding c-di-GMP-binding receptor PlzA — protein sequence MLLSRKIKDYEAKYKGKEIKMSTEINSFLNIRNTVEMKVGSYVAYGVIYSISMNSIKIIFQEDSILRTLSKNRNSGNIQLRRFDDFENNSFFIPSLTVKLANTSDYPSQAQERNYNLLTLDFLSPMPEEFAIKIGKLLDLKLGQNQRIHERIIVDKDSLRKLKLDSDKAFIEFNGNKHKCLIKDLSYGGALLISYFEYEELEEKEINLTLNFNIRDKEVPIKGKAKNLSVIQTPNGKVLALGIAFHEEEIPIEYTMLIHDYFN from the coding sequence ATGCTTTTGTCTAGGAAAATAAAGGATTATGAGGCTAAGTATAAAGGTAAAGAAATTAAAATGAGTACTGAGATAAACAGTTTTCTTAATATTAGAAATACTGTTGAGATGAAAGTTGGCAGTTATGTAGCATATGGAGTGATTTATTCTATTTCTATGAATAGTATTAAGATTATTTTTCAAGAAGATTCAATTTTACGGACCTTATCTAAAAATAGAAATTCAGGAAATATTCAACTTAGAAGATTCGATGATTTTGAAAATAATTCTTTTTTTATACCATCCTTAACTGTCAAGTTAGCAAATACATCGGATTATCCTTCTCAAGCTCAAGAGAGGAATTATAATTTGCTAACTTTGGATTTTTTATCTCCTATGCCGGAAGAGTTTGCTATTAAGATTGGTAAACTTCTTGATTTAAAACTTGGGCAAAACCAAAGAATACATGAGCGTATTATTGTTGATAAGGATTCACTTAGAAAACTTAAACTTGACTCAGACAAGGCTTTTATTGAATTTAATGGAAATAAGCATAAATGTTTAATTAAAGATTTATCTTATGGAGGGGCGTTATTGATTTCTTATTTTGAATATGAGGAATTGGAAGAAAAGGAAATTAATTTAACTTTGAATTTTAATATTAGAGATAAGGAAGTGCCTATTAAGGGGAAGGCAAAGAATTTGAGTGTTATTCAGACTCCTAATGGTAAAGTTTTAGCTTTAGGGATTGCCTTTCATGAGGAAGAAATTCCTATTGAATATACTATGCTAATTCATGATTATTTTAATTAG
- a CDS encoding ParB N-terminal domain-containing protein, with amino-acid sequence MLIDLEQIKIKGRIRQNIGDTTTLKESIKKHGLIYPIIIDKNKNLVAGFRRYQVLKELGYKEVEVKVIPIEDKKTLLEIELDENNARKSFTRSESNAGEEQLKIYSEKNIIIKFLKFIILKLKKFFKRTKTH; translated from the coding sequence ATGTTAATAGACTTAGAACAAATAAAAATAAAAGGCAGAATCAGACAAAATATAGGAGATACAACAACTCTTAAAGAAAGCATAAAAAAGCATGGCTTAATTTATCCAATAATAATAGACAAAAACAAAAATTTAGTAGCAGGATTTAGAAGATATCAAGTTTTAAAAGAACTTGGTTACAAAGAAGTTGAAGTTAAGGTAATACCCATAGAAGATAAAAAAACTCTACTTGAAATTGAACTCGATGAAAATAATGCTAGAAAATCATTTACAAGAAGTGAATCAAATGCTGGAGAAGAGCAACTAAAAATTTACTCAGAAAAAAATATAATAATAAAATTTTTAAAATTTATTATTTTAAAACTAAAAAAATTCTTTAAAAGAACAA